One Poecilia reticulata strain Guanapo linkage group LG4, Guppy_female_1.0+MT, whole genome shotgun sequence genomic window carries:
- the lg4h1orf146 gene encoding protein SPO16 homolog — MATPSETIAQWKTTIIISSSLQNHDTCRTLSAQQHRIRFSDSVEAGAFIFPLSGTAFLLVDPQDLPEPLDESGLTERIEKFVQVHRNCFVLLYSPFNGDKELQVLTVIQHRFIGSNLKILPVRNGAQIAKGMLTIAKATSKPHADKIRERMSLARAHIIETSPVWEMLRDIL; from the exons ATGGCTACGCCCAGTGAAACTATCGCTCAATGGAAAACGACAATTATAATTAGCTCATCCCTCCAG AACCATGACACCTGCAGGACGCTCAGCGCACAGCAGCACAGAATAAGGTTTTCTGACAGCGTCGAAGCCGGGGCCTTCATTTTCCCTCTTTCAG GTACCGCGTTCTTGCTGGTTGATCCTCAGGACCTCCCAGAGCCTCTGGACGAATCAGGATTAACTGAACGCATTGAAAAATTTGTGCAGGTCCACAGGAACTGCTTCGTACTTCTCTATTCTCCCTTTAATGGGGATAAAGAACTGCAGGTTTTGACTGTGATTCAGCACAG atttatcgGCAGCAATCTGAAGATCCTTCCTGTACGAAATGGTGCACAAATAGCCAAAGGAATGCTGACAATCGCCAAG GCCACCAGTAAGCCGCATGCTGATAAAATCCGAGAGCGCATGTCTCTGGCCCGCGCTCACATCATTGAGACCAGTCCTGTGTGGGAAATGCTCAGAGACATTTTATAA
- the LOC103463980 gene encoding glomulin-like, which produces MMNEDKVHEIIQRWRETPEDLKPEDYQQFRDVGAACLSGDDGQQLLKFIQDEKNQGIVKSMGCGLLAPLVDELVRNKKSHDHCQTAITQLTKTCSSRTLLESFLELIEDLDPGAISETILVLLPHLQIVLLQLDENRAAGVGLVLSALHKQLSRLPVPYTQQQEEADEHGLCRSCVALATFTRPFIDGVKKKDENCNPTPEDEKLKAEILKFCMLSLKEPLLEAELNQDRKSTLWLFAVEIMVILPAIKESLPGLLFFSSLRKSTSMDTDLSKESAACLAYLLFVQLIAMDTFPAVFSPVFILQCNMEHINQLLSRKKESHLLKGLALFAKSLEKVEDNSLPVGLLDLESFYSAPQNLRQVLTNCPIQHLRESGLKVFQLFINKLDAEAKHKFFRCMLKTSHHAGVEGYIVNNIRSQIQSSIKGEANKWFLGMELLPLLELVLSLPRAAETDLLTNMDKIMESLNLLRCLLMKDKEMKSDADIWEELCRIKDEYLKVLRVCISMSRAYYSAEMKVLKEEQKLRVKEAKDHARSTRLLKTITVKNDKVTHMSPEVQFQVLQSALVTFDLMESLVVRIDEITEETQGKTH; this is translated from the exons ATGATGAATGAAGATAAAGTGCATGAGATCATCCAGAGATGG CGCGAGACTCCAGAAGATTTGAAGCCGGAGGACTACCAGCAGTTCAGGGATGTCGGAGCTGCCTGTCTCAGTGGGGATGATGGCCAACAACTGCTGAAATTTATCCAGGATGAGAAAAACCAG GGGATTGTGAAGTCCATGGGCTGTGGTCTGTTGGCACCTCTTGTAGATGAACTAGTTAGGAATAAGAAGAGTCATGACCACTGCCAGACTGCCATCACACAACTGACCAAG ACGTGCAGCTCCAGAACCCTCCTGGAGAGCTTCCTTGAATTAATTGAAGACCTGGATCCAGGCGCCATTTCTGAAACCATTCTCGTCCTTCTTCCTCACCTTCAAATAG ttctgctgcagctggatgaGAACCGAGCAGCCGGTGTGGGTTTGGTTCTGTCAGCCCTTCACAAGCAGCTGTCCCGGCTGCCTGTACCTTACacccagcagcaggaggaggctGATGAGCACGGTTTGTGTCGCAGCTGCGTTGCCCTGGCGACGTTCACCAGGCCTTTTATAGACGGGGTGAAGAAGAAGGATGAAAACTGTAACCCAACACCAGAAGATGAAAAGCTGAAGGCTGAGATTCTTAAGTT ctGCATGCTGAGTTTAAAAGAACCTTTGCTTGAAGCTGAACTGAACCAAGACAGAAAATCAACTTTGTGGCTCTTTGCAGTAGAGATAATG GTCATCCTGCCTGCAATCAAAGAGTCTCTTCCAGGCCTTCTGTTCTTCAGTTCTCTGAGGAAATCCACCTCGATGGATACTGACCTGTCCAAGGAGTCGGCTGCATGCTTGGCCTATCTGCTTTTTGTCCAGCTCATAGCCATGGACACATTTCCAGCCGTGTTCAG CCCTGTATTTATTCTTCAGTGCAACATGGAGCACATCAATCAACTCCTCAGTAG GAAAAAGGAATCGCATTTGCTCAAGGGACTG GCACTATTTGCTAAAAGCTTGGAGAAAGTGGAAGATAACAGCCTTCCAGTAGGTCTACTAGATCTGGAAAGCTTCTATAGTGCACCACAG AACCTGCGACAAGTTCTCACCAACTGTCCAATTCAACATTTG AGAGAATCGGGACTGAAGGTGTTTCAACTTTTCATTAACAAATTGGATGCTGAAGCAAAGCATAAATTCTTCAG GTGCATGTTAAAAACAAGCCACCATGCAGGTGTTGAAGGTTACATAGTGAACAACATCAGGAGTCAAATTCAATCGTCTATAAAG GGTGAAGCCAATAAGTGGTTCTTGGGTATGGAGCTTCTGCCACTGCTTGAGCTGGTGCTCAGTTTACCACGAGCTGCAGAAACGGATTTACTCACCAACATGGACAA AATAATGGAGAGTCTGAATCTTCTGCGCTGTCTGCTtatgaaagacaaagaaatgaaGAGCGAC GCTGATATATGGGAAGAACTATGTAGGATCAAAGATGAATACCTAAAAGTGCTGCGAGTGTGTATCAGCATGTCGAGAGCATATTACTCTGCCGAGATGAAAGTGCTGAAGGAGGAACAAAAGCTAAGAGTGAAAG AAGCCAAAGATCATGCTCGGTCTACCAGACTGTTAAaaaccataacagtaaagaatgACAAAGTCACCCATATGTCTCCAGAAGTCCAGTTTCAG GTGCTGCAGAGTGCTTTGGTGACATTTGACTTAATGGAAAGCCTTGTAGTCCGAATAGATGAGATCACAGAGGAAACGCAGGGGAAAACACACTGA
- the gfi1ab gene encoding growth factor independent 1A transcription repressor b, which translates to MPRSFLVKSKKAHSYHQPRTLEDDYSRLDSILAHICSDTDKLLEEDADLSADSYGLSPASHPGEAADFSPRSPLSCADSLCARSADYEDFWRPPSPSASPVDSEKSLSPLVGETQSFTVPFRPYAWSSYPGPELEVQRPVAQRSLHPGLEVDTSPAVMALYADRSCHPAVFAERALAEEPYGDYRRHAAALLFTEAGLHGKAADGKARPDLLCPSLILNGAYKCVKCGKVFSTPHGLEVHVRRSHSGTRPFACDICGKTFGHAVSLEQHKAVHSQERSFDCKICGKSFKRSSTLSTHLLIHSDTRPYPCQYCGKRFHQKSDMKKHTFIHTGEKPHKCQVCGKAFSQSSNLITHSRKHTGYKPFGCDLCGKGFQRKVDLRRHKETQHGLK; encoded by the exons ATGCCCCGCTCCTTCCTGGTGAAGAGTAAGAAGGCGCACAGCTACCACCAACCGCGAACTTTGGAGGATGATTACAGCAGGTTGGACTCGATACTGGCGCACATCTGTTCAG ATACCGATAAGCTCCTGGAGGAGGACGCCGACCTTTCGGCGGACAGCTACGGCCTCTCTCCGGCCTCTCACCCGGGCGAAGCTGCGGACTTCTCCCCCAGGTCTCCGCTGAGCTGCGCCGACAGTTTGTGCGCTCGCTCCGCAGACTATGAGGACTTTTGGCGGCCTCCGTCCCCATCCGCGTCGCCTG TTGACTCCGAAAAATCGCTTTCTCCCCTGGTGGGTGAAACCCAGTCCTTCACTGTCCCTTTCCGGCCGTACGCCTGGAGCAGCTACCCGGGGCCGGAGCTGGAGGTGCAGCGGCCCGTGGCGCAGCGCAGCCTCCACCCCGGCCTGGAGGTGGACACCAGCCCGGCGGTGATGGCGCTCTACGCGGACCGGAGCTGCCACCCGGCCGTGTTTGCAGAGCGGGCCCTGGCGGAGGAGCCTTACGGAGACTACCGGAGGCACGCTGCCGCGCTGCTGTTCACTGAAGCGGGCCTGCACGGGAAGGCGGCCGACGGGAAGGCCCGGCCCGACCTGCTCTGCCCCAGCCTCATTCTGAACGGGGCATACAAGTGTGTCAAGTGCGGGAAG GTGTTCTCCACCCCACACGGTCTGGAGGTCCACGTCCGCAGATCGCACAGCGGCACGAGGCCTTTTGCGTGCGACATTTGCGGCAAAACGTTCGGCCACGCCGTGAGTCTGGAGCAGCACAAAGCCGTGCACTCTCAG GAGAGAAGCTTCGACTGCAAAATTTGCGGCAAAAGCTTTAAGCGCTCCTCCACGCTATCCACGCACCTGCTCATCCACTCGGACACGCGGCCCTATCCGTGTCAGTACTGCGGAAAGAGGTTCCACCAGAAGTCCGACATGAAGAAACACACATTCATCCACACTG gCGAGAAGCCGCACAAGTGCCAGGTTTGCGGGAAAGCGTTCAGCCAGAGCTCCAACCTGATCACGCACAGCAGGAAACACACCGGATACAAACCGTTCGGCTGCGACCTGTGCGGGAAAGGCTTCCAGAGGAAGGTGGACCTGAGGAGGCACAAAGAGACGCAGCACGGACTGAAATGA